In Labrus mixtus chromosome 22, fLabMix1.1, whole genome shotgun sequence, the genomic window CGGCCAGCATGCAGGTCTTCACCGCTCTGATCCAGTCTGTCGAGGAAGGCCTGGCTCAGCTTCTTGACTTAATTGAAGAGGAGcacaacaaaacagagaaacaggctGAAGGCTTCATCAAAGAGCTGGAAGATGAAATCTCTGAGCTGATGAAGAGAAGCGCTGAAGTGGAGCAGCTCTCACGCACTGAAGACCACCTCCAGTTCCTCCAAAACCTCCCATCCCTGAACCCTGCTCCACCCACCCACGTCTGGACGGAGGTCAGAGTTCGCTCATCGCATGAGGGCACTGTGAGGAGCGCTGTGGCTCAGCAGGCGGGCACACTTAGTGAGAAGATGAGGAAGATGTGTGCTGATGTGGATCTGAAGAGAGTCCAGCAGTATGCAGTGGGTGTCACTCTGGATCCTGACACTGCAAGTCCTTATCTCATCCTGTCTGACGATCAGAAACGAGTCAAATCTGTGGAGACACAGCAGATTCTCCCAGACTACCCGCAGAGATTCACCACTTGTAACGGCGTTTTGGGAAAGCAGAGTTTCTCCTCGGGAAGATCTTACTACGAAGTGCTGGTTAAAGAGAAGACTGACTGGGATGTAGGAGTGGCCGGTGAATCGATCATCAGGAAGGGAAAAGTCAGACTGTCACCTAAGAACGGCTTCTGGACTGTGTGGTTGAGGAACGGAAAAGAGTACAAAGCTCTCGCTGGTCCTGGTGTCCTTCTCTCCCTGAAATCGAAGCCTCAGAAGGTGGGCGTGTTTGTGGATTATGAGGGGGGTGTGGTCTCTTTTTATGACGCGGATGCAGCAGCTCTCATCTACTCGTTCACCGGCTGTAACTTCACTGAGAAACTGTACCCGTACTTCAGCCCCTGTAGTGTTTGCGGTGGCGCCAATGCTGCCCCCCTGATCCTTCCTCCTCTGACCACACAAAGCCTCATTTGATGCctcagtcctcctgaaattctccagAGTAataaagatgtgaaaacagcttattaCAATGCATTGCAAGCCACAAGGAATGTCACAAAACCAGATTTTGATATGGTACTAAACCAAATCAATGGTGATGCCTTTCCATGACCTACGAGCTCTGGTCGCCGGGTAGATGTCAGAAGAAATGATTCACAGCacacatgctgcagaaacagatttattgaaatttttcacTGCACCCACTATGAAAACTATAATACTTGCGTTGGATTGCTGGTTTCAGTTTGTCTATGTTGTATCTGTCCCTATCAGATAAaccataacacaaaataaatacataatctTAGAGCTAGCCATGCAGCCAACTAGCGGCTTAAAATGAAAGTTCcaagctgaaatactttttaCATATTGGCAAAGAATGTAATGAACGtttgcattttgttgttgtgttatatTTACAGATTGACGGTTgcgctagcttgatgctagctcatCAAACGGAGCTCGGGCTGGAAGCACGTCCCGTGACCCGTAGTTTAGTATGTTGCTAGCGGCATGCTAACGGTCAGGTTAAGCAGTTTATACATTTTGAGTATGTAGTAGGCAGTTTGTAGTTTGTGGTTTCGGACACAGCCTAATACAAGTTCGgcattaaaatgtgcttttataaacatttaacagtttttttctggTTAAATATCAGATGAGTTTTAACTCCATGCTCAGAAATGTATTCTggtcttaatgttttttttttttataactgtcGCCTATAATGTTGGcgttttgtcttcatgtttgacCTTTGTTAGGGATAGAATCTGACTTCCTCGTCTTGAtggtttcatttccttttttttccttttccagtGCTTTATGTGATGAATCAAACTAAGAAATTGGGACAAGTAAGTTGTTATTAAAAATGGGACCATGAAATAAGGCATactggtcttttttttaacacattgaaTCACAAACGAAAAACCAAGATGAGTCCATTTCCTGCCTCCTTGTTGGGACAGGGCAATTAATTCAGAACCTCTAACCAACGTAATCTTGCCCATGTCgattattttgattatattttcaGGGCAAAGTCACGTGACGCCACGTCCAATCCGCATTGTTTGTGGAAAAACTGAGAAGCTagtttctactttaaaactaaaatgtgtcgttttcatttcaagcgatgctttgatttcagttcaaaatattcaataaataaccacaaaataatTCATCAGATATTCACGCTTTCATTAGAAACAATATCCCAGTGGAGACCATGTCAGTGAACcatgagggcaaaaaacaaaaacaaaataatcgttcattaatCATCATtgaggtaaaatgttcaattaattgTGATGTTGATGTGAGGTcatatcacccagccctacTCCTTATGGATATCATGCCCTAACCTTTGTAACTATTatcagtggcggttctagaccacttttactgagggggccaaactggggccagttgttttctcagaggggaacattaaacccaggtgaaaaatagacaaagatgatcgctttaaaaaatatatatattatgccaaataatatatttttaaacatcattaaataccacaacataaaataccatgattgatatttgtttcagtaacagtatttcatactagattgtgagtccggttgttgagtcaaatactgtgtatgtgttatgagggggggctcttccttttggaggggtggccacaggggggaccaagctcagtgttacaggggcactggcccctgttggcccctgcctagaaccgcccatgactattatcaaaaaaacatttaccgtcaacaacattttcctttctatgaaaatgcaacaaaaaaagtattttctctgGCTCTGCAAAACTGCATACATTTTATTCCCTGGcatctgttgttttgtcttgttaATACTGTTAAAAGGTTCAACCTATAAGCAACTGAAATGTTATACGCCAATAATGCAATAAAGAAGAGAGcaaaaaaggaacaaacatacaaaacagcGGTGAGAAATTTGGTGCGTGGCCCTTTAAGGTTCGTGCAACGTCACACGTCGCACACGTCACACTGCGGAAGTACCAATATGGAGGACGGCGGAGAAGCTTCCACGAAATCACTTCTGAAAGATggtaaaaacacattaattacCGTCGTTTCTCATCTCAAAGcgtgtttgtatttgttaacCGACATCCCTGAAACATTACATCATCAGCTCTTTCAAAGTTTGTGACTCACGCGGCAGCTAGCTGCACTTTTCCCGTTACAGCTGATATTTTGTTATGACGTGTTTGTCTTCATTGAAGGAATTTATCGACAACGTGTTGTTAGAGGCAAAGGAAATGCATTGCACTGATACTATGTACAGCTGTTCATATGATTGTAATAAACTGTGTATTAGTGACAGAAACATTAACATGGAAATGCAGACTGAGAGACAGCAGAGTGAGCTTCAGAGAAACGAGCTGTAGTACGGTGGCCTGTGAGGCTCAGCTgtacaaatatttcatgaaaaacattGCACTTagtgggcggctgtggttcactGGAAGTGTCAGTCGTCTCTCtaaaccagaaggtcaggggttcgatccccagctcctgtgtCCACATGCTGCTTCGTCAGCTGCATAgagatgtgtgtgaatggatgagttaccgAGCCGTTCAGGAGATTTTTACTGTATGGTTTTTGAGATAATTAAAAGGTAAAGTCTGCTCGAATTGCAGAGAGacactttgatattttagtcatattcaatattttattttgaaaaatctatgACAGGTGACAAAGATCTTTCAAATGATTCTTGTTCCTGGTGTCCCTGGctgagttataaaataaaattctcATGACCACAGTCAGGGACATGAGGAAAAATAATCCATTGAAAGATCTTTGTCACCTGTcatagatttttcaaaataaaatattgaatatgaCTAAAATGTCAAAGTGTCTCTATACAATTTGAGCAAACTTTACCTTTTAATTAACTCAAACACTatagcatttccagcatggcggcggcTGCTGATGATCAAAAACAAGTAGTATAGTGCTTCCCTTTCCTGTTTCTGAATTcttttttgaaatgtgaaatgttgacatttctttttgcaATCATGTAAAATTTgtgcagttgaccttcagggccaccgtactaTACAGATCTTTTTTAAGTTGCTACAACCCAAAGCCTGACATTTGTTTAAAGCGTGAACATGATGAGTAGTTTGAGGATTTGCTGctgatgtgtgtgcagagtgctACACTGACTTCCTTGCCGAGGATTTCGACGTGAAGACGTACACAGCGCAGGCCATCCACCATGCTGTCATCGCTGAGCAGCTGGCCAAGCTGGCGCAGGGCATCAGTCAGCTGAACAAGGAGCTGCACAGCCAGGTAcactgctttgatttttttaaccgTATAATAGGACAGACATAGAAACATAAAGTACACCATGGATGTCATAGGGTACAGGTAAAACAGTAAGGGCAATAATACTCTTCACTGGATGGACTAAACATGGCAAGAGATTCAGTCAAATATGTTTAGATTTGTTCAAGCAAGGAACGCTGTGGTAAGCACGTATTTGTACTTCTTTCAGGTTGTGGCCAGACATGAAGACCTGCTGTCACAGGCGACTGGGATCGAGTCTCTTGAAGGTAAGAGTCCCTTCatgagaaaaagaacaaagccTACAAGAACGGCTTCATATATATTTACCTTGAGCTGCTGGTGGTTTCAGTCTATCTGACTGTGCAACGTTTTTTAAATACCACGTGTAGGAGCAGATTATCAGAATagtgtgtggtgtttgtgtgaaggATCTCACAGGGTGATTGAAGGTTATCTATAGCAGGgattctcaaactttttttttgcctctacACCACGTGATACTTTGTTGAAATATGTTGTCTTAAtgttaaaggtggagtcagtagaaatatGTTTAGCAGTTTGTAAAcagaacattcaaactgggcccctcctcctccagaagttcacgccccctgcaggacgtagtgtgtacgtttactgcttgtaccgacactgcaagctaacgcacgctagcacaagctaaccgccggtgtttgtcacctgcctgtccaacaggaagcagaccaactccacgtccacgggtaaaagacaacacaaggttcacccttgttttagaacgagctttatccgcttggtgtttctcctcactgtgattatattttctcttctttgctgctacgtccacgtctgtcatattcaccggtttgaatggcgtccaatcgctgaattgtatccactcctaaactcacctgctgcgctgtcattggctggaggaaacactccagctccgcccagaaacgtcccagaacaaagcagaacagtaaaatccagtcagaggacagagtctctgcagacacagtcaccaccacacatgtatggaggcccagaagggacgatggagcagctttactttaggagaagtctgtattttattttgaaggataaGCTACAGACTCTGTCTCTAAACTTTGGACCCAGGCCTTCCAGATTTAATCCCCAGGTTCACACCTTTGCATTAATCTTTCAGCTTGTGGATGCACATGGGAAGCTCGTTCAAACCAACGATTATGACCGGATGCAACCTGGTTTTTAAACTCTGCCTCTACTGTTAGTTTGGGCATttcaccactagagggagctgGTATCCTCAGATTAAAACAGAGAAATCAGAGAAGCAATGTGcttaaaggaaaacattttgttgttgttgttgtttcagggGTTCTTCAGATGATGCAGACAAGGATCAGCGCTCTGCAGGCGGCTGTTGACAGGTACAGATGTGTTCCTGTAGAAACACCGTGTGTGATATCTGAGAGACTGAAACCTTGCTTGTGTTTCTTCAGAATCAGGACAAAGATTGTTGACCCCTACAACAAGATCGTGGCACGGATCACGCAGCTGGCCAGACTGCAGGTGAGTCTCCACACTAGGGCTGTCACCTACCTGCTTTGATACCATGgtaacacaaacagaagtaTAATGCACCCATTTAAAGCGTTTTAAGGccctcaaagacactgtacataTTTAACAggtcataaaaacacaagaaggaaCAAAACACACGTTGAAATCTTGTTAGAAAGGTGAGTCTCGAGTCACGATTTGAAGGTGGGAGGGTCGGTGTGGTCTTGAATATGTtggggagtgagttccagagggagggggcagctatggagaaggctccGTCCCCCCAGGCTTGCTgcttttgttctgtgttgtggagactgcagagaaaaaaaatcctctgcgCTGACCTGCCCTCCTTCCAGGACTTAAACCAGCTCCGGGCCAGGAAACGGGCAGGTAGCATCCATGCAGAACCCTCACACCCCGGACACAGACTGTTGTGTCCTACACTCCTCTCCGGTAGGCGTTACAGATCACTGTACGCCAAAACAACCCGACATAAGAACAGTTTCacactgtcactctgatgaacgctaaacagtcacagagtgtcagaacTGTTTgaacagcctggttcaaaaaaccaaacaggtctgattagctcatgtctcgatcggcacacactgtacggggggtgaatgttttgatgactcatctgtTGTGATTTGATAAAGGATACATGTTAtgcatagttaggcgtgtagctgacctgatgacaggcgggcgcgatgttgcggtttgtcaggaggcttaaaacccgcctcagctccagctctcagcctgtcattagctTGACTggaagttagggtgagacagtaTGGTAGTTGAGGGCTTTGTGAGTGAGGCGCAGGATTTTGCATTGGATGGGGACAGGGAGGCAATGGAGATTTTGAAGGACAGCGGGGTGATGTGGTCACCAGaagttgcaggcaaactcctgcacatcatcTAAATTGTACACACCCCTCTGCAAGGATTCTCACCCCAAACGATGCCAAGATATTTGTGCAATTGCTGCTCTCTCACTATTAAGGTTCAAAAGCTTTGGTACTTCTTGATACTTTTAATCAATGAAAATCAAAAGACTGTATAGTTTTAATTAACGTGGTATGAACGTTTTGACATCCGTACTCCTCACACACTTCACGATGAAGATATCAGCGGCAGAAAATCATCTTTGCGTGGCtgctttacaaaagaacatTGTTTCACATTCGATTCTGAAGCTTTCTAAAGAACCCACAGAGAAAATCGACAGTGTGTAGGAGAgcgcagcagtgtgtgtgtatgtaggctTGAGATTTATACTGTGGAGAGCTGCGGGCCGCTGTGTGTGCAGCTCAGTAAGAatgctgagctgcagtttgttgtgtttgtgcagccgAGGGGAAGCGTGATGAAATATTGATGAAACAGCGGCTGTAAAAAGGTCAGCCTGATTCTGAGGTCTCTCTTCAGGGCTACTGGCTCTTTGTCACTCAgagtgtgtgctcatgtgtgtgtgtcagacaggAGGGATTTGTTTTCAGTCTGAGTCTTCAGTATGAACTGGATGAGACTCAAACAGCTGATCTGTCTCTGAACGGACCTCGAGGCCTCCTTCTCTCATTTGGGTCCACCTCCGGCAGATAATGTGACCGCACATGTTTTAAAGATCTCTCTGAATCAGGACGAGCGCTGAACAAATAAATCTATTGTCCTCTCATCAATCCACTAATAACCCTTGAAAAGCCTCTACCGCACTGGCGTCCTCCATTTCTCATGATCTTACCTCCCAAAGGGAACAGTCAGATCACACTTATCAGACTGGATCTAACTAAAGGAGTCGTTTGAGTAAAAACATGCTCTGTATTCTAAATCACCTACTTTATTAGTAGTCTGTACTTATTGgtccaaaatgcagtatgcgaTCAAATGCGAGAGCCACGGGATGCCACAAATACCAGGATGTTGTTCTGATTCTGGAAAAATCTACAG contains:
- the LOC132956585 gene encoding E3 ubiquitin-protein ligase TRIM21-like encodes the protein MSAASCMLSEEQFLCSICLDVFTDPVSIPCGHNFCKSCITHHWDVNAPCQCPLCSKVFNSRPELHVNTFISEMAAQFRQSAVKKSSRMSLKKNTNSGEVLCDVCTESKLKALKSCLVCLTSYCETHLEPHHRISGLKRHELIDPVENLEDRICKRHGRPLEMFCKTDQRCVCQFCTESEHKQHVFVPMMEEYKVKRDKLVKLDAEIQQKIQERHLKIQKMKDSVELSRADTDRETAASMQVFTALIQSVEEGLAQLLDLIEEEHNKTEKQAEGFIKELEDEISELMKRSAEVEQLSRTEDHLQFLQNLPSLNPAPPTHVWTEVRVRSSHEGTVRSAVAQQAGTLSEKMRKMCADVDLKRVQQYAVGVTLDPDTASPYLILSDDQKRVKSVETQQILPDYPQRFTTCNGVLGKQSFSSGRSYYEVLVKEKTDWDVGVAGESIIRKGKVRLSPKNGFWTVWLRNGKEYKALAGPGVLLSLKSKPQKVGVFVDYEGGVVSFYDADAAALIYSFTGCNFTEKLYPYFSPCSVCGGANAAPLILPPLTTQSLI